The window GTGCCGGCCGGATCGTCGACGGGATGCTCACCCGGGCGGCCCGACGGACCACCGAGGCCGACGCCCACCACACAGCAGGGGCCAAGGACGCGGCGACGTTGATCGCCACCGCCACCGGCACCACCCCTGCCGCGGCCAGGAAGATGCTGCGCACCTCCGCACAGCTGGTCGACCAGCCCGAGGTGGACCGGGCCGTGACCGACGGGACCCTCTCCACCGACCAAGCCGTGGTGGTGTCCGACACCGTCGCCGATGCACCCGAGAAGGCGGGTGAGCTGATCGTGGATGCGGCCTCGCAGTCGTTGCCGGAGCTGCGGAAGAAGGCGCGTGACATCCGCACCGCTGCCGATCCGGACCGGGAAGCAACCCGCCGTCGGCATCTGGCGCGGCGGGCGTTTCGGTCGTGGACGGAGACCGATGGGGAGTGGAAGGCGTTCCTGCAGGCCCCCGGTGACCTGGGTGCCCGGATCGAGGCGGCGTTGCGGGGTGAGCACGATGCGGTGTTTCGTGCCGCCCACGCCGCCGGACGGCGGGAGGACGATGCCTGCTACCGCTTCGATGCCCTCCTCAACCTGCTCGACCACCCCACCCGTGACCTGACCGGCACCGTGGCTCCCCCGACCGGCACGGCCGGCGATGGCCCCCGGACGGGCAGCGCGACCACCCCGGCCCAGTCGACCGTCCTGGGGACCACCAACGACGATGTCCCCGACTCACACACCCCCGGTAGCACCGACCCGGCCAACGGCGACCGGGCCGACAGCACGGACCCGACCGACGGTGACCGTGCGGGCAGCCCCGACGCGAGCGTCGACGTTGTCGGTGGCGTCGAGCCGGGCCGAGACGCTCCAGGCAGCACGGATCGGAGCCGCACCACCACGGACAGCCCACCCGGCCTCCAGCCCGACGGGCCGGATCCCGGCGCCCATGTCC of the Euzebya rosea genome contains:
- a CDS encoding HNH endonuclease signature motif containing protein: MGSGVVEAGEVTELVTHLHALASRFDPDAIPDRDVAGLIADLGRAGRIVDGMLTRAARRTTEADAHHTAGAKDAATLIATATGTTPAAARKMLRTSAQLVDQPEVDRAVTDGTLSTDQAVVVSDTVADAPEKAGELIVDAASQSLPELRKKARDIRTAADPDREATRRRHLARRAFRSWTETDGEWKAFLQAPGDLGARIEAALRGEHDAVFRAAHAAGRREDDACYRFDALLNLLDHPTRDLTGTVAPPTGTAGDGPRTGSATTPAQSTVLGTTNDDVPDSHTPGSTDPANGDRADSTDPTDGDRAGSPDASVDVVGGVEPGRDAPGSTDRSRTTTDSPPGLQPDGPDPGAHVQDPDTIHDGSGRTDRTDNDPPSDDPDRHEGSAMPGPDAGPLGHPPPQRHRPSGRQTKVIIRVDGSALVRGELVDGEVCEIAGIGPVALSAVREQMLDAHIAYVITNATDVTVAHLGRQVTARQRTALEARGYRCEVPGCTADHLLEIDHVTGWAITRTTELSDLAWLCAAHHRDKTRRNHQLHGPPGQRIWTTEGGVEISRDPPAHAA